From one Solanum stenotomum isolate F172 chromosome 12, ASM1918654v1, whole genome shotgun sequence genomic stretch:
- the LOC125849330 gene encoding uncharacterized protein LOC125849330, with protein MIIGMVGNCTCLQKPFNEGFFIAQALSIPSRELPLHQKMKLSLQIDFGSNKIPDWCSNKVTAPSICLTMPTLHNNNFLGMVLWFVCDRCHVYELKHFVVTVAHIKRSGLPWINYIDRSTSWHRELSYVYYFSYSNDTPFKGLNIKGGEQITVENETGRGTVKKIGIHLLYLDQHGNVISLPGVVDHSYTPSYPQRLSAGHAHINSNNDNISNEIPQVRSVSVDISEQSSENVLCTMENVFHRNRPRTWIYQMITMPLKCLFGKCFSVCSLCKKKVCS; from the exons ATGATTATAGGGATGGTTGGGAATTGTACTTGTCTGCAGAAGCCATTCAATGAAGGCTTCTTTATTGCCCAGGCTCTATCAATTCCATCCAGAGAACTTCCACTGCATCAGAAG ATGAAGCTGTCATTACAAATTGATTTCGGAAGCAATAAGATTCCAGATTGGTGCAGCAATAAAGTAACAGCTCCATCTATCTGTTTGACTATGCCCACACTACATAATAACAACTTCTTAGGAATGGTTCTCTGGTTTGTTTGCGACCGTTGCCATGTATATGAGCTTAAACACTTCGTTGTTACTGTTGCCCATATAAAGCGTTCAGGTTTACCGTGGATTAATTATATTGATAGATCTACTTCCTGGCACCGAGAACTATCATATGTATATTACTTCTCTTACTCAAATGATACACCTTTTAAAGGCCTAAATATCAAAGGCGGGGAACAGATAACAGTAGAGAATGAAACTGGCAGAGGCACAGTAAAGAAGATAGGGATCCATCTGTTATACTTGGACCAACATGGTAATGTTATATCTTTGCCAGGAGTTGTGGATCATTCTTATACTCCCTCCTACCCACAAAGACTTTCAGCAGGGCATGCACATATCAACTCAAACAACGACAACATATCcaatgaaatcccacaagtgaggtctgtGTCAGTGGATATCAGCGAGCAAAGTTCTGAGAATGTGTTATGTACCATGGAAAATGTGTTCCATAGAAATAGGCCAAGGACCTGGATCTACCAAATGATAACAATGCCTCTAAAATGtctttttggaaaatgtttctCCGTGTGTTCGTTATGTAAGAAAAAAGTTTGTTCTTAA